One Corynebacterium efficiens YS-314 DNA segment encodes these proteins:
- a CDS encoding MBL fold metallo-hydrolase has translation MRTRTRALTAGTAATVLALGLASCANTEDSDGNNDAAGEASTSVVVARKDDNRPYREARATNVSRAVSEEFPAEPTVVSDPDYSGIGASRMFFDQSDTAVVSGAGIAQELRAASIGVVSHAPVLHAPGHNDGDILDEIDRLGATTVLIVGDALPDLEDSGDLTVIRDRGTDESLAQLTALQFEPRTVDDISGVSRATADLDPAEHTLLVPAWETMPETTGGDDLPAFPAQSARDGEMAPIVLASPESGISSVATARAYGAPVRFMDYPDPRLNTEHMEMVAGLSDKPLLALGDQFGTGEQLAAKIERGETVTEELPGGGGLVFPGRRMIAFYGHPSGPALGAMGEQPPAEAAQRALDKAAEYQAFEDQPVIPAFEIIATVASEFPGPDGNYVNESDPADLVPYIDAITEAGGYVVLDIQPGRSTFLELAKIYEDLLKRPNVGLALDPEWRIGADELPMARVGSVEAAEVNEVADWLANLVREEELPQKAFVLHQFQLQMLRDREQINTDHIELAFVLHADGHGTPGQKYDTWNVLRQDLDPGFFMAWKNFYDEDFPTFTPQQTFEEVDPRPWFVSYQ, from the coding sequence ATGAGGACTCGAACGAGAGCACTGACAGCAGGTACCGCCGCGACGGTACTGGCGTTGGGGCTGGCCTCGTGCGCCAACACCGAGGACAGTGACGGGAACAATGACGCGGCGGGGGAGGCGTCGACAAGCGTGGTCGTTGCCCGGAAGGACGACAACCGGCCGTACCGCGAGGCACGCGCCACCAACGTCAGCCGCGCGGTCTCCGAGGAGTTCCCGGCCGAACCGACCGTGGTCAGCGACCCGGACTACTCCGGTATCGGCGCCAGCCGGATGTTCTTCGACCAGTCTGACACCGCCGTCGTCTCCGGCGCCGGCATCGCCCAGGAACTACGGGCCGCATCGATCGGTGTGGTCTCGCACGCCCCCGTGCTGCACGCGCCGGGCCACAATGACGGGGACATCCTCGACGAGATCGACCGCCTCGGGGCGACCACCGTCCTCATCGTCGGCGATGCCCTGCCCGACCTGGAGGATTCCGGGGATCTCACCGTGATCCGTGACCGGGGTACCGATGAGTCCCTGGCACAGCTGACCGCCCTGCAGTTCGAGCCCCGGACCGTCGATGACATCTCCGGTGTCTCCCGCGCCACCGCGGACCTGGACCCGGCGGAACACACCCTCCTGGTGCCGGCGTGGGAGACCATGCCCGAGACCACCGGGGGCGACGACCTGCCGGCGTTCCCCGCTCAGAGCGCCCGCGACGGCGAGATGGCCCCCATCGTGCTGGCCAGCCCTGAATCCGGGATCTCGTCCGTGGCCACCGCCCGTGCCTACGGTGCCCCCGTGCGCTTCATGGACTACCCGGATCCCCGCCTGAACACCGAACACATGGAGATGGTCGCCGGTCTGTCCGACAAGCCGCTGCTGGCACTGGGTGACCAGTTCGGCACCGGTGAGCAGCTGGCCGCCAAGATCGAACGCGGTGAGACCGTCACCGAGGAACTCCCCGGCGGCGGCGGACTGGTGTTCCCGGGCAGGCGCATGATCGCCTTCTACGGCCACCCCTCCGGCCCGGCACTGGGTGCGATGGGTGAGCAGCCCCCGGCCGAGGCCGCCCAGCGTGCGCTGGACAAAGCTGCGGAATACCAGGCCTTCGAGGATCAGCCGGTCATCCCGGCCTTCGAGATCATCGCCACGGTGGCCTCTGAGTTCCCCGGCCCCGACGGCAACTACGTCAACGAGTCCGACCCCGCTGACCTCGTGCCCTACATCGACGCCATCACGGAGGCCGGCGGGTATGTCGTGCTCGACATCCAGCCCGGACGCTCCACCTTCCTGGAGCTGGCCAAGATCTACGAGGATCTGCTGAAGCGCCCCAATGTGGGCCTGGCACTGGACCCCGAGTGGCGTATCGGGGCGGATGAGCTTCCTATGGCGCGTGTGGGCTCTGTGGAGGCCGCCGAGGTCAATGAGGTCGCCGACTGGCTGGCCAACCTGGTCCGCGAGGAGGAACTGCCGCAGAAGGCCTTCGTCCTGCACCAGTTCCAGCTCCAGATGCTGCGTGACCGCGAGCAGATCAACACCGATCACATTGAGCTCGCCTTCGTCCTGCACGCCGATGGACACGGCACACCGGGGCAGAAGTACGACACCTGGAATGTTCTGCGACAGGATCTCGATCCGGGCTTCTTCATGGCCTGGAAGAACTTCTACGACGAGGATTTCCCGACCTTCACCCCTCAGCAGACCTTCGAGGAGGTCGACCCCCGTCCGTGGTTCGTGTCCTACCAGTAG
- the serA gene encoding phosphoglycerate dehydrogenase, with the protein MSQNGRPVVLIADKLAQSTVDALGDAVEVRWVDGPNRPELLEAVKEADALLVRSATKVDAEVIAAAPNLKIVGRAGVGLDNVDIPAATEAGVMVANAPTSNIHSACEHAVSLLLSTARQIPAADATLRDGEWKRSSFNGVEIFGKTVGIVGFGHIGQLFAQRLAAFETTIIAYDPYANPARAAQLGVELVELEELMGRSDFVTIHLPKTKETAGMFDAELLAKAKKGQIIINAARGGLVDEQALADAIESGHIRGAGFDVYETEPCTDSPLFKLPQVVVTPHLGASTEEAQDRAGTDVADSVLKALAGEFVADAVNVSGGKVGEEVALWMELARKLGLLAGKLVDGAPVSLEVTARGELSSEDVSALGLSAVRGLFSGIIEEPVTFVNAPRIAEERGVSVDVKTNSESVTHRSVIEVKVVTGEGNTASVVGALTGLERVEKITRINGRGLDMRAEGRNLFLEYTDAPGALGTVGTKLGAAGINIEAAALTQAAKGDGAVLILRVEREVPEELVEEITAELNADSFQVNLG; encoded by the coding sequence GTGAGCCAGAATGGCCGTCCGGTTGTACTTATCGCCGACAAGCTAGCGCAGTCCACCGTTGACGCGCTGGGTGACGCAGTTGAGGTCCGTTGGGTTGACGGACCCAACCGCCCCGAACTGCTCGAAGCAGTCAAGGAGGCAGACGCCCTCCTCGTGCGTTCCGCCACCAAGGTGGATGCGGAAGTCATCGCAGCAGCGCCCAACCTGAAGATCGTCGGCCGTGCTGGCGTTGGTCTGGACAACGTCGACATCCCCGCCGCCACCGAGGCCGGCGTCATGGTCGCCAATGCCCCGACCTCCAACATCCACTCCGCCTGTGAGCACGCCGTCTCCCTGCTCCTGTCCACCGCACGCCAGATCCCGGCCGCTGACGCCACCCTGCGTGACGGCGAGTGGAAGCGCTCCTCCTTCAACGGTGTGGAGATCTTCGGCAAGACCGTCGGAATCGTCGGCTTCGGCCACATCGGGCAGCTGTTCGCTCAGCGCCTCGCCGCGTTCGAGACCACCATCATCGCCTACGATCCCTACGCCAACCCGGCACGTGCCGCACAGCTCGGCGTGGAGCTCGTGGAGCTGGAAGAACTGATGGGTCGCTCCGACTTCGTCACCATCCACCTGCCCAAGACCAAGGAGACCGCCGGCATGTTCGACGCCGAGCTCCTGGCCAAGGCCAAGAAGGGCCAGATCATCATCAACGCGGCCCGCGGTGGCCTCGTCGATGAGCAGGCACTGGCGGATGCGATCGAGTCCGGCCACATCCGTGGCGCCGGTTTCGATGTCTACGAGACCGAGCCCTGCACCGACTCCCCGCTGTTCAAGCTGCCCCAGGTTGTTGTCACCCCGCACCTGGGTGCATCCACCGAGGAGGCACAGGACCGCGCCGGCACCGACGTTGCCGATTCCGTGCTCAAGGCACTGGCCGGCGAGTTCGTCGCCGACGCCGTGAACGTCTCCGGTGGCAAGGTCGGCGAGGAGGTCGCCCTGTGGATGGAGCTCGCCCGCAAGCTCGGTCTGCTCGCCGGCAAGCTTGTCGACGGTGCCCCCGTCTCCCTCGAGGTCACCGCCCGCGGTGAGCTCTCCAGCGAGGATGTCAGCGCCCTGGGTCTGTCCGCCGTCCGTGGCCTGTTCTCCGGCATCATCGAGGAGCCTGTCACCTTCGTCAACGCACCGCGCATCGCCGAGGAGCGTGGCGTGAGCGTTGACGTCAAGACCAACTCCGAGTCCGTCACCCACCGCTCCGTCATCGAGGTCAAGGTTGTCACCGGCGAGGGCAACACCGCCTCCGTCGTGGGCGCACTGACCGGCCTGGAGCGCGTTGAGAAGATCACCCGCATCAACGGCCGTGGCCTGGACATGCGCGCAGAGGGACGCAACCTGTTCCTCGAGTACACCGACGCACCGGGTGCCCTGGGCACCGTGGGCACCAAGCTGGGTGCCGCCGGCATCAACATCGAGGCCGCAGCTCTCACCCAGGCAGCTAAGGGCGATGGTGCCGTGCTGATCCTGCGCGTCGAGCGTGAGGTTCCGGAGGAGCTGGTCGAGGAGATCACCGCCGAGCTCAACGCCGATTCCTTCCAGGTCAACCTGGGCTAA
- a CDS encoding pyridoxamine 5'-phosphate oxidase family protein: protein MSKDITKEDVVAKLRDASWVMMTTATADGKLVSHPMVPQEVTEDADIWFFISLTGGHADALRASSQVNLSVAEAGSWLSVAADTEFVHDPAKVEELWNKDVEGWFDGKDDPALGLLKVTSESAQFWGLPGGRMSALAQIVKSRVAGEDTGGQTTTLEL, encoded by the coding sequence ATGTCAAAGGACATCACGAAGGAAGACGTCGTAGCCAAGCTCCGGGATGCAAGCTGGGTCATGATGACCACCGCAACCGCCGACGGCAAGCTGGTGTCCCATCCCATGGTTCCGCAGGAGGTCACCGAGGATGCGGATATCTGGTTCTTCATCTCACTCACAGGCGGCCACGCTGATGCCCTCCGCGCCAGCTCCCAGGTGAACCTATCGGTGGCGGAGGCTGGTTCCTGGTTATCGGTGGCAGCTGACACCGAGTTCGTCCACGATCCGGCGAAGGTCGAGGAACTTTGGAACAAGGACGTCGAGGGCTGGTTCGACGGCAAGGATGACCCGGCGCTCGGGCTGCTCAAGGTGACCTCCGAGTCCGCCCAGTTCTGGGGTCTGCCCGGAGGCAGGATGTCCGCACTGGCACAGATCGTGAAGTCACGTGTGGCCGGCGAGGACACCGGCGGGCAGACCACGACCCTGGAGCTCTAG
- a CDS encoding 3-isopropylmalate dehydrogenase: MKLAVIGGDGIGPEVTDEALKVLRALRADIETTDLDLGARRYLRNGELLTDEDLALLREHDAILLGAIGAPGSVPPGVLERGLLLKLRFALDHHVNLRPSKLYEGVESPLKNPGEIDFVVVREGTEGAYTGNGGAIRVGTPHETANETSVNTRYGAERVIRYAFELAQSRRRHLTLVHKTNVLVHGGGLWQRTVDEVAREYPEVTVDYNHIDAATIYLVTDPSRFDVIVTDNLFGDILTDEAGAISGGIGLAASGNIDATGTNPSMFEPVHGSAPDIMGKGIADPTAAILSAAMMLRHLGDEANAVRIEEAVARDVAGRDPEAPISTTEVGDRIAAAVVA, translated from the coding sequence ATGAAACTTGCTGTTATTGGTGGCGATGGTATCGGCCCTGAGGTCACCGACGAGGCCCTCAAGGTCCTGCGCGCCCTCCGCGCCGACATCGAGACCACCGACCTGGATCTGGGCGCACGCCGTTACCTGCGCAACGGTGAGCTGCTCACCGACGAGGATCTGGCTCTGCTGCGCGAACACGACGCGATCCTGCTCGGAGCCATCGGTGCACCCGGTTCCGTTCCCCCGGGAGTCCTGGAGCGCGGTCTGCTGCTGAAGCTGCGTTTCGCCCTGGACCACCACGTCAACCTGCGTCCCTCCAAGCTCTACGAGGGCGTGGAATCCCCGCTGAAGAACCCGGGCGAGATTGATTTCGTCGTGGTCCGTGAGGGCACCGAGGGTGCCTACACCGGCAACGGTGGTGCCATCCGCGTGGGCACACCCCATGAGACCGCCAACGAGACCTCGGTGAACACCCGTTACGGAGCCGAGCGGGTCATCCGCTACGCCTTTGAACTGGCACAGTCACGTCGCAGGCACCTGACCCTGGTGCACAAGACCAACGTCCTGGTCCACGGCGGTGGCCTCTGGCAGCGCACCGTCGACGAGGTTGCCCGCGAGTACCCGGAGGTGACCGTCGACTACAACCACATCGACGCCGCCACCATCTACCTGGTCACCGACCCCTCCCGCTTCGATGTCATCGTCACCGACAACCTCTTCGGTGACATCCTCACCGATGAGGCCGGTGCCATCTCCGGTGGTATCGGACTGGCCGCCTCCGGCAATATCGACGCCACGGGCACCAACCCGTCGATGTTCGAGCCGGTCCACGGTTCCGCCCCGGACATCATGGGCAAGGGCATCGCCGATCCGACCGCGGCGATCCTGTCTGCGGCCATGATGCTGCGCCACCTCGGTGACGAGGCTAACGCCGTGCGCATCGAGGAGGCCGTCGCCCGCGATGTGGCCGGCCGCGACCCCGAGGCCCCGATCTCCACAACCGAGGTCGGAGACCGCATCGCAGCTGCTGTGGTGGCTTAA